The Nostoc sp. 'Peltigera membranacea cyanobiont' N6 genome contains the following window.
GCTCCAAGACTTTTCTACCCGTACTGTCTTTGGAATTACCGCCTTATTCCCTCTCATAGTTTCAGGGGTAGCTTGGTTAATTGCTGAGTCCCCCGTTAGCAAAGATGCTCAAGATAGTAATCACACCAACCCTTTACCAATCAAACATCAACTGGGGCAGCTACGCCAAGCCATTACCCAAAAAACAATTTGGCTACCAACAGCCTTTGTCTTCATCTGGCAAGCTACCCCAAATGCTGAATCAGCCTTTTTCTACTTCTCTACCAACGAACTCCACTTTGAACCAGAATTTTTGGGGCGGGTAAACTTGGTGACAAGTTTCGCTTCTTTAGCAGGTGTTTGGATTTTTCAACGTTTCCTCAAAAGCATCCCTTTTCGCGTAATTTTTGCTTGGAGTACTGTCCTTTCATCACTTTTAGGGATGACGACGCTGTTGTTAGTGACTCACACAAACAGACTCTTAGGTATAGATGACCACTGGTTTAGTTTGGGTGATAGTCTTATTCTCACTGTGATGGGTAAAATTACCTTTATGCCAGTGATGGTGCTAGCAGCAAGGCTTTGTCCCTCTGGTGTAGAAGCAACGTTATTTGCCTTGTTGATGTCGGTATTTAATTCAGCAGGAACAGTTTCTCAAGCATTGGGGGCATTACTCACCTATTGGCTGGGGATTACTGCAACGAACTTTGAGTCACTTTGGCTATTGGTGCTAATTACTAACCTCAGTACGCTGTTACCCCTACCATTTATCAACTGGCTACCTGCTGCTGAAGAGCAAGCTGAGACATCCATTGATGGGGAACAAGAGTTTTTGCCAAATTTGATGTCTGAGTTGGTAGTGAGAGAACCAGAGTCGAAAATAGTGGAATAGCGCAATCAATTAAAAGTCGAGTCAGTACGCTGCCTTCCCATTGCAACAAAGTTGCAAAAAATCTTTTTAGCGGCTACATATTTTCTTACAAGGTAACAATAAAAAACAAGGTATATGCAGAGTTTTAAAAATCAAGAAAGCCTAGTTGCAGAAAAATCCTACACTCGTGCAGATTGGCAAGGAGGATATCAATCTCTCACCCAAGAATTTGATTATTGGATTGATGATCTAGAAGGGCAAATTCCTACAGAGTTACAAGGTACGCTGTTTAGAAATGGCCCCGGTTTGCTGGATGTGAATGGTCAATATCTTCATCATCCGTTTGATGGGGATGGGATGATTAGCAAAATTACCTTTACTAATGGTCGGGCCCATTTTCGCAACCGCTTTGTCCGCACAACTGGGTATTTGGCAGAGCAAAAGGCGGGAAAAATTCTCTATCGCGGTACTTTTGGTACTCAAAAACCTGGCGGTTGGCTAGCTAATATCTTTGACTTCAAACTCAAAAATATCGCCAATACAAATGTTATCTATTGGGGTGGTAAACTCCTAGCACTATGGGAAGCTTCTGAAGCATATCGTCTCGATCCCTACACTCTTGAAACCTTGGGCAATGAGTATTTTAATGGTGCTTTGTCAGCAGGTGAAGCTTTCGCTGCTCATCCCCGCTTAGAAAATAATTGCGAGCAAGATGGGGGTAAACCTTGCCTGGTAAATTTCTCGATTAAGCCGGGATTATCTACCACAATTACTATTTTTGAGTTAAACCCAGCAGGTGAAATTGTCAGACAGCAGGCTCATCAGGTTCCTGGTTTTTGCTTCATTCACGATTTTGTCATTACTCCCAATTACTGTATCTTCTTTCAAAATCCTGTCACCTTTAACCCCATACCTTTCGCCTTGGGAATACGTGCGGCAGGAGAATGTATCAAATTTCAGCCAAATCAGCCAACTAAAATTTTAATTATTCCCCGCTTCCCCAAAGAAGGGCAAGAGGAGATAAAAACTCTGGAAACTCAGTCGGGTTTCGTCTTCCACCACGTCAATGCTTTTGAGGTAGGAGAGGAAGTTTTGATTGACTCCATTTGCTACCAATCTTTACCAGA
Protein-coding sequences here:
- a CDS encoding folate/biopterin family MFS transporter codes for the protein MVLQSSGLSKVKDSLTQKIFLGNEPNAELIAILTVYFVQGILGLSRLAVSFFLKDELLLSPVQVSALLGIVFLPWTIKPVFGFISDGLPIFGYRRRPYLILSGILGTASWVSLATIVNTSWAATLAIAVSSLSVAMSDVIVDSLVVERARGESQAKAGSLQSVCWGASAIGGLITAYFSGLLLQDFSTRTVFGITALFPLIVSGVAWLIAESPVSKDAQDSNHTNPLPIKHQLGQLRQAITQKTIWLPTAFVFIWQATPNAESAFFYFSTNELHFEPEFLGRVNLVTSFASLAGVWIFQRFLKSIPFRVIFAWSTVLSSLLGMTTLLLVTHTNRLLGIDDHWFSLGDSLILTVMGKITFMPVMVLAARLCPSGVEATLFALLMSVFNSAGTVSQALGALLTYWLGITATNFESLWLLVLITNLSTLLPLPFINWLPAAEEQAETSIDGEQEFLPNLMSELVVREPESKIVE
- a CDS encoding carotenoid oxygenase family protein, which produces MQSFKNQESLVAEKSYTRADWQGGYQSLTQEFDYWIDDLEGQIPTELQGTLFRNGPGLLDVNGQYLHHPFDGDGMISKITFTNGRAHFRNRFVRTTGYLAEQKAGKILYRGTFGTQKPGGWLANIFDFKLKNIANTNVIYWGGKLLALWEASEAYRLDPYTLETLGNEYFNGALSAGEAFAAHPRLENNCEQDGGKPCLVNFSIKPGLSTTITIFELNPAGEIVRQQAHQVPGFCFIHDFVITPNYCIFFQNPVTFNPIPFALGIRAAGECIKFQPNQPTKILIIPRFPKEGQEEIKTLETQSGFVFHHVNAFEVGEEVLIDSICYQSLPEVEPESDFRQVDFEASSPGQLWRFYLNLKDGTVRRELIDSRCCEFPTIHPANVGHPYRYLYIGAAHAESGNAPLQALLKIDLESGERQFWSAAPRGFVGEPIFVPRPGSEKEDDGWVLALVYDAAHHRSDLVILDASDFSKGTMARLHLKHHIPYGLHGSFTSEVFGEI